One genomic segment of Sminthopsis crassicaudata isolate SCR6 chromosome 4, ASM4859323v1, whole genome shotgun sequence includes these proteins:
- the LOC141566858 gene encoding histone H3: protein MARTKQTARKSTGGKAPRKQLATKAARKSAPATGGVKKPHRYRPGTVALREIRRYQKSTELLIRKLPFQRLVREIAQDFKTDLRFQSSAVMALQEASEAYLVGLFEDTNLCAIHAKRVTIMPKDIQLARRIRGERA from the coding sequence ATGGCTCGTACTAAACAAACTGCTCGGAAGTCTACTGGCGGCAAAGCTCCCCGGAAACAGCTGGCTACAAAAGCAGCTCGTAAGAGTGCACCCGCTACTGGCGGCGTAAAGAAGCCTCACCGCTATCGGCCCGGTACCGTGGCCCTGCGAGAGATCCGCCGCTACCAAAAGTCAACTGAACTGCTGATCCGCAAGCTGCCCTTCCAGCGGCTGGTGCGTGAGATCGCCCAGGATTTCAAGACTGATTTGCGCTTTCAGAGCTCGGCCGTGATGGCTCTGCAGGAGGCCAGCGAAGCCTACCTTGTGGGGCTGTTCGAGGACACCAATCTGTGCGCCATCCACGCCAAGCGGGTGACCATCATGCCCAAGGACATCCAGCTGGCTCGCCGCATCCGCGGGGAGAGAGCTTAA
- the LOC141566854 gene encoding histone H3-like, producing MARTKQTARKSTGGKAPRKQLATKAARKSAPATGGVKKPHRYRPGTVALREIRRYQKSTELLVRKLPFQRLVREIAQDFKTDLRFQSSAVMALQEASEAYLVGLFEDTNLCAIHAKRVTIMPKDIQLARRIRGERA from the coding sequence ATGGCTCGTACCAAGCAAACCGCTAGGAAGTCTACGGGAGGCAAGGCTCCCCGAAAACAGCTCGCTACTAAAGCAGCTCGGAAAAGCGCTCCCGCAACCGGCGGCGTGAAGAAACCTCACCGCTATCGTCCTGGCACCGTGGCTCTGCGAGAAATTCGGCGCTACCAGAAATCAACCGAGCTTCTTGTTCGGAAGCTTCCCTTCCAACGGCTGGTTCGCGAGATCGCCCAGGATTTCAAGACTGATTTGCGCTTTCAGAGCTCGGCCGTGATGGCTCTGCAGGAGGCCAGCGAAGCCTACCTTGTGGGGCTGTTCGAGGACACCAATCTGTGCGCCATCCACGCCAAGCGGGTGACCATCATGCCCAAGGACATCCAGCTGGCTCGCCGCATTCGTGGAGAGAGGGCTTAA
- the LOC141566853 gene encoding histone H3 produces MARTKQTARKSTGGKAPRKQLATKAARKSAPATGGVKKPHRYRPGTVALREIRRYQKSTELLIRKLPFQRLVREIAQDFKTDLRFQSSAVMALQEASEAYLVGLFEDTNLCAIHAKRVTIMPKDIQLARRIRGERA; encoded by the coding sequence ATGGCTCGTACCAAACAAACTGCTCGTAAGTCTACCGGCGGCAAGGCGCCCCGCAAGCAACTTGCTACTAAAGCAGCTCGGAAAAGTGCTCCAGCTACCGGCGGCGTGAAAAAACCTCATCGCTACCGTCCCGGCACCGTGGCTCTCCGAGAAATCCGTCGTTATCAAAAATCCACAGAACTACTCATTCGCAAGTTGCCTTTTCAGCGGCTTGTTCGCGAGATTGCCCAGGACTTCAAGACTGATCTTCGCTTCCAAAGCTCAGCCGTGATGGCCTTGCAAGAGGCCAGCGAAGCTTACCTTGTTGGGCTGTTTGAAGATACCAATCTGTGCGCCATCCACGCCAAGCGGGTCACCATCATGCCCAAAGATATTCAGTTGGCTCGCCGTATTCGTGGAGAAAGGGCTTAA